In Tenebrio molitor chromosome 1, icTenMoli1.1, whole genome shotgun sequence, the sequence TGCAAATGGAGGATGAAAACAACTCGAACAGTGTTGATCCTACCTTTGCGGTTGCCACTGGAACGGGGAACACCACGGAAGTTAAAACCGCCCGATCCTCCTTGACCATTTTACTTCGTGGTTTGTTGGACCACGTGGATTCTGGACCCACAAATGTGTCTTCTGGATGAGGTTTGAGtgacggcaattttttttggttaaaGTTTCCGGTTGTGAGGCCGAGACAGGTGAGTGGTTCTCCTGTTGCAGCCCTTTAGATCGTCGCTCGTGGGCCAGCGCAAAAAGAGACCTCTGCGAAAATTTTGCAGGCAGTGCTAATTTTGGCAAGTTACTGCATGATGCAATCTCCTATAATTCTGAGAAATGCCCAACGTATGGGTTTTGTGGCCGcatgaaattacaaaaattgaatgttttgCGTGTTCCATTTATTCAAGGACACCCTTGTAAGTTTAATCTGTTGCGGTATTAAAGACGATGCTTTGCAGGCACGTCCGTGCCCGATTAGCGCATTTGTCGCGCTCCCagtcaaaatttacttttaatcGCCGAGATGGCTGAGCTAGTAACGTTGTTGCTACTTTTCAAAAAGCAGATTCATTAAAATGCTTTGGATGTGGCCGATTGGGTCACCAAAAATCTGTCTGCACCTACACATGACAATGCTCCCGTGCTTAGCTCGTCTTCAACTAATGTTTCGTTAACCTAAAAGTTGTCAGGGGAAGTTCAAATAATTGGCTCGGTATAAGTGTAAAGAATTGACTCTATTCGCAACTTTACACTGTGAGgcttaataattattgaatgcCTTGTTGGCATGTTGTTTCACTCCTCTAGCAAATTCAGCAATCCTTCGTATAGGGGAATCGAATACGGGATGATGTCATCCGGTGCCCGTAATTTGTGCAATCTCGGCTCCTTGACGCCTGGCGAGAGTGCCAGACCACCGATCACGGGGATATCGCCTTACCAACCTGTGAATTTTGTACACAAATATGTCATACCGTTAACAAATGTTTTAAGAAACGACTCATTGATTAAACCAGACCCGTTAATCTCTGCCATTTTCGTTGATTGTTTCCGACTTTGCCCAAGAATGAAGATGGATTTACCCATGTTTTTGTGGCAGTGGATGTgtatttcaaatattgttttctGTGCCCACTTAAAAGCCTCAAAACAGATGAAATCGCTAATTGCGCCCAAGATATCATCTTTCTAGTGGGTACCCCGGCTCGCATTCTCACTGACACTGACGTCATCTGCTGCCTGTCAGATGCGTCTTTAGGCCAAGTGATGGTGCCCGGACCCGACCCGGACGACTACGACGCTCTCCTTGAGAGTCATCTTCTATTATTGTCTGTTTTTAGCACGACCTGCTGGATGGTCAGAGTGTCTATAGCGGCCTGGTCGTAGACCGAAAAATCCTATTGTTCTCATGATTCTGACATTTGGGGTTGTTTTCGGGGGTTGCTGTCAGCAACTAACTGTCATGCTGTCAAATGTGTGACAACGCCATGTGCATCGTGACAATTTAAACATGCAGTCCACACTCCACACACATGTATCTGCATGATGCATGCAGTCATGCGTAGTTGTCCAGTGATAAATGATGCTttactttaattgtaattacagtTTGGATATTCTGAGTTGGCAGAAGCAAGATGTTGCGCATTGGTTCGGTTGTGCGGAAGGAACAAAGTTTCGGCGccgcatttttttttgaaaatctctTGGTCAGTGGCGAGTGCAAattcatagaataataatttgtccaaaattatataattaattaattacattcaaaactgtacaaaacATAAAGTATACTTCCACTCATTTCCACCAAGAATGGCACGGATTAattaagcaaaaataattgttttgttatggACCCATCTTTATCTGACTTAGGAAATAATGTACCTACTGCAAATCCAAGATTGAGATTATAATTTTACTATTATTCCAGAAATGGGCTTACAACTAACGGAACTTGTTGCTACGTTTCCCGCAATATCAgttctaatatgaaaaaaaagcCAGTTCATAAACACTAACAGCAAAATACTAAAGACCAGAAACACCAAACAGAACGAGcatcaactaaattaataaaatgtttgttattaaagttacTTTTAAACTGTGCAACTCTTGACATTGCACTTTGACAACTTCACTGAATTCATTACATttgtttgtgaggttaggtagGTTAGGAGAAATATGTCCATCCTCAAGACGGCGGTGGTTTTTAGAATATATGCAGTTGTATCAGTTTATAACACGCACTTGGTGTATGTGGCTGTCTCCCTTCAACACATATGAGGCAGGTTCGTAGTTCGTTGCCTCTGCTGCGTTCGCTGTTGAGATGTCGTTCTGTGCGTCTCACTCTGAACTATACGATTTGAGGAACATGGAACTATTAACGTGCGTCGGTCTCGGCGCGGGCGTAAAATGTCGaccaaacgtcaaaaattgTTACGAAACAAGGAAAATGTAATTCGATTTAACCAAAGCTTCGGAAATCACTGCAAAAGTGTTGCAGTAAGCAAAACTATTACACAGATGATGTTAACTAACTTGCGTAATGTGCTATCGTGCAGCAACGAGAGGAAATTTAGCTGAACGTATTCTccaaaccaattttttttccatgaaTCCAAATAAAGTAGTGTCACCACTGTCATCTGAATTGAAGGGTTGGGAAAACCCACATTTGTTGGCAAGTCCGATGGCattcattcaaaataaattcagattttgcgtcttttcaatttcaagaaagaatggtttttgttttcaataattGTGTAGGACAACGAAAtattaaacacattttttttcctgttttCGTCTTTTGCATATGTCTAAGTCACGTCCAAAAGTTAGATGGATTTATAGACTTGTTTTGGACCTTCAGGAATTTCGATAAATAGTTCaagacaaacaaaacagtacCGAGACATTATTTACAACCCTCTCGCACACCCCAATAGTGCGAGATGCCAGACCGTCACAAATCTGTCAGCGTCAGACCATGAGACCCATTTCGTGATTGTTGGATGCTGATTATTAGGGTATTTAAAGGGCGGATTAGGTCAGTTGAAGACGAACTGTGACAGAGTGTAGAGCAAAGAATCCAATTAGAATATCTTATTAAAGTTTATGCGAAAGTGAGTTTGTGAAAGGTGTAGTTAATTTACACAAGGTGAGTGTATCACTGAGTAATCTGTTTCTGTTGGTGATGTGGTGAGTTTACCTAttctaataattaatattgataatgATCATGGccataattaaatacaattagCATGATGAGTCTTTGAAtgagttataataattaattgagagtATTGAGAGTCGCTGACTGAGATCAGGGCTGCTCGTGATTGCCAATTAATGGAGGGTCGCTGACTGAGATCAGGACCGCTcgtgattaataattaattgagagtCGCTGACAGTGATCAGGACTGCTCGtgagttataattaattgagatTGTTGTTTTCACCATTGAGGGTGATTATGTTGTTGAGTTGATCAGAGTCATAACAGTTTGATGAAATTACTAATTTTGATATGATTGAGCCCCGACATGTCGAGCTAATTAATTAGACTGTCCAAATTTCCTTCGTTCCGGCAACTGTACGCTAGCAGAGACCGTGGAGCTGCTAGCGGGGTGAAATTGATTGTGATGCACTGGCAGAGACCGGGGATGCTGCCAGTGTGGCAGATCGAGTGTGTCGCTGAGGTCCATCAGGACCGCTCATCTGTTTTTGGTGATCACAATTGATTGAGGGTCGCTGAGTGTTATCAGGGCGCCTCGTTTGATTACAGTTGTGCAGTGGACTATTAGAGTCCTGGGGGTTCTGAGTGAGCCCTACTCTTTACCTTTCCCTAACAACCCTGGACAAAGCTCAAtgagttaataataattgataataaCCTTAAAGTACTAGAGCTCAATGAATATGTGATGATAATTGATAATCACCAAAGATATTAAGAGTTGACGTTGACGTTGTGATGGTACCATATTTGAGATGTGTgtgatttattattgtaaatatgtattggtTGTGCTCGCACAACACTTTCAGCGAACTGGTTACTCACCaccccattttattattttacaggaGGTAAGCCTGTGATAGATGTGCAGACCACGATCACCTCGATCCACGACACAAGCCGTCATGACACCATTGTTAACGTAATGTTcacccaattattttatttactgacAATTACCAAATTATGACATCCTGACATTGCATCAAGTTTGATGTGTTATATTGATTGACAATTTGATTAGTATcagcattattattatttttgtgttctGTCTCTCTCTGCGAGAGTTATCTCTCTCGCACCCGCATCATAACTCCTGCAATTGAAATACATTTGTCAGTGGTTCCGACTATAATTTATTCTGTACTGATCGTATCTATAAGGTACGCTGTATGTACTGATACtgataaaatagaaattattcGATTGTTATTAGAATCGAAACGCAGTTCAAAATAAGTGCACAACTGCACATGCGCATCATTTATAATTGAAAGGTCGAATTATTTGATCATTTGGATTATTCAAAGCGATTCTTTCGATTCATTCGATCATCAGAATATATCGATTCTACCCAACACTAGAAAATACTATAATTTCTTGACAATGGCGGTAACATAAACAACTCATTATGCCTTGCTGTCAAGTGTCAAACACGGACGAACGGCATGTCGTGTTCTTGATTCAGGCGTGACGTCACTGCAtatatttctaaaataaacCATGTACCCCGCCTGTTCTTTTCGTAAAATCATGATTAGCCGTGTTAGCGGTTGCTAGCGTGTCGTTGATGCTTGGGCCAGTGTGCCTTCTGGCGGATATCAACTTTGGCAGGAGTTCGGCTGTGCCGTTGATGCTTGGGCCAGTGTGCCTTCTGGCGTATATCAACTTTGGCAGGAGTTCAGCTGTGCCGTTGATGCTTGGGCCAGTGTGCCTTCTGGCGTATATCAACTTTGGCAGGAGTTTAGTTGTGCTGTTGATGCTTGGGCCACTGTGCCTTCTAGCGGATATCAACTTTGGCATGAGTTTGGCTGTGGCCGTTGATGTTTGGGTCTCTTTGCCGTCTGGGAAGTTCCGCACCTTGAACGTGTACATAATCATGGATATTTTGACGCATGTTGTGTTTGTCATACGCCGGAAGACCCCGATACATCAGTACCAGGACCATCTCATGGAAGTCAGGATGAAACCGAGCCCTGACTTGCGACACGTATACAATTCCAGTTTATTCTAATAAAATTCCTGAATTTAGTATTTATTCAATTACAAACGTCAATAGGTAATCTTCAAATTGACTCCGAAATAAAAACTGGTTACTATTTTTGGGCCGAGAGCGTCCCAATGTCAGGCTGGCCGTGTTAGCACCAAGACGTACCGCATTACGTGTCCAAGTGGTGATTCTGTATAGTAGTGCTGGTCTTACACATTCTTAAGTGCGGACCGCACCCCTGCAGATTGACTACGCGCCTCGATCAGTGCGGAcgcattattatttaagcttTTAAGATTAAAAGCTAACAATCTTTCATtgctttttttaacattttcggGTGTAGTTTTAATTGTGCTGTGATATTTGTTGTTATATTCGTTGACGATTTTATCTAATATGTATATTgacccatttataatttccttGAAAACTAAATTGTACCCACATTAATTGCTTTAGCGTTCTGTTGACCCTATCAACTATAGATGCTTTAATAGAACTGAACGTactataattattaattttatgttttttcattaaactttgaaattttgtattaaaaaactcTTTACCGTTGTCAGTCTGTAAGTTTTTAGGTGGTGGTTTTACTTTTAGtaaaatgttctccattgcTGTACTCAcatcaatagaattttttgtctTTAGTGGAGCCATCCAAACGTACttagaaaagcaattaatTACAACtaaaatgtacatatttaaattgttgATTTTCTTTGGCATATGGAATCATTTCCACAAGATCAGCTTGCAATGTTTCATTTAGTCCTTTAATTATAATACGACgacgtttgaatttttttcttgcaggcTTATGTAATTCTTTTACGATATCCATTTTGATGGAAGTAGGTTTATAACCattatcttttaatttggaaaccaTGCTTATTATTAGTGTTTTATAATCGCTTTTTCATCATTGACTGACtggttttcaaattttattggacatttaacaataattatctgcgcaaataaacatttaaatttattgtttttagttttcgaTGTACTTTGTTTAACAACAAATGATATACATACTTTCAGATCTTCAACAAATTTCTTCTGATTTTTCATTGTTGTCACCTTTATTCTTCAATGAAAGatatatttgttgttttgccAACGTTCCCCCGACTAATcataaaaactgtttttccGTCTCCTGGTTGAGAGTTGTAATGGCCTCTTCAGTGAACTGCGATGTAAAACACTGGGGTAAGGATGTTTTAAAATCCCCACAATCAACCACAACTTGTTTACCAAACTGTGAATCCTCTTTACTAAACCGATtaacttgaaattttttattaacttccAGCTGGCTTGGTTTTACAAACGGGACGAAAAAAGTTGCTTCATtaacaatttgcaaaaatgaactCATATTAAAAATCTTTAGCAAAATATTCTTACTGTTGTTATTAAACTGATATCAAACGATATCTTCCTTAATTAATACTCCATATCCCCTCTTTGTTAACAAAATAACGCCCACTATTTCTTACGCAATACCCTTTTATTATCTTTTATTAGAATTCAACGAGCCAGAACCAGCACTATATAACTAAGTACTAACAGGACTTTTAGTGCGACGATCGCAGAAATCAGATTATCGTAATGCAGGATTACCGCGGGGGTCCCCCAAGGTTCGCTCCTGTCACAGTTTCTGTTCTCCCTTTTTACAGCCGATGTACCGACGCTACGACATGACGCCGCCACCACAACGCCTCTTTACGCGAACGTTCTAGTCAGGCACTCCAGTGCCGAAATCGTCACGCAGTTGACACTTTGGAGAAGTGGTTCACACTCTGCAGGATAGACGTGAACGCTGCGAAGAGAAACGCGATCGTGTTCACCAACAGACTGACCTCTCGACGAAGGGACAGCACGACCAGTTGGTAGTTCTTTGGATGTTCCATCCCAGGAAAGTCCGAAGGCAAATACCTGGGCATCGTCCTGGACCGAGCGCTGACGTTCAAGGCACAAGCTACAGGTAATCCAGAACAAATATCTACCATTGCAAGGCAGCTAAAGAGGTCATGAGGGAAATCGCAGTTAAGACTTTTGCCAAGGCAGAAAAGCACTCAAATCTGCTGGTTCGCTTAGCTTTAGACTACTATGAAGATGCCCTCCACAGACACAAACGCCCGAAAATGGTACTTAAGGTTAAGTATTGATATACTGTGCCGCTTAAAGCCCTCAGAAAGGCGAATCGCTTAACTACGGTTCTCTAATACCATTTCCGTTATGTTTTAGGACCCCAAGGATGGAAGAGTTAAGGACCAAGTTTCTGACTCAAGAACAAAAAAGGATGCAGGATACAGGACCGAGTGTCTCAATAATTGTAGGTGCGATCAgagttatttgaaatttggaatttggaatTACAATTGCAAGAAGATAAATATAAATCTGTTCCCAAATTGATACGCTTCTCATCTAGAAGCACCGAAATTCATCTATGAGAGCCATGAAACATCTGTGTATCATAGCAACGTtgtaaacataattttatatacttttgaaatattgtcgcTTTGACTTTACAAACTTTaaagttataaaaaatgttaaaaagggCAGTTGTGTTGTTGATGTTGCTGAGCGTCTGTGCATCTCAGGAAGAACCACAGGCTGAGGCGACTACTGTGGTCATGCTCGAGAAGGATCCAGAagaaaaattcgattttacaaaattcgACTATTGCAGTATTAAGTGCGGTGCGGACAAACATTCGGCGTGCGATTGCAAGATGACACCACCACGTACTTACATATCGGACGACTTGGTACAATTCCGTCAAGATATCCTCGATAAGCACAACGAACTAAGAAATAAATTCGCATCTGGCGAAGAACCAAAGACGGCCGGAAAGAAAGCTAGCAACATGATGGTCCTCAACTACGACTTAGAGCTCGAACACATCGCCAAATGCCACGGAGGGCACATTGTGTCGGATCATGACCAGTGCAGGCTCGCGCATGATAAAACACCAGTTGGACAGAACTTAGCAGGATCAAGTTCAAATACGCCAAATTACCACATGCAGGGCATGCAGAACTGGTAAGTAGACGGGTGGAGGGCACACGAATTGTGTTATTTGCAATtggaatgtatttatttattaatttgacgAGATTTTAGGTACAACGAAGTGAAATTTGTAGGCAGTGCAGATTCATTGGTTGCACCTTTCCAGGGATCAAAGACCCCAGCTGGTCTTGTTATTGGTCATTTTACACAGGTCGTGTGGGCGAGTATGTACCGTGTGGGATGTGCAAGAATATGGAATCCGGAGAATACATTCGGTGCTTTTAAATACGCACTGATATGCAATTATAAAGCGCGTCCCGGTGGATCAAATGCGAATGTGAAAGGCGCCCATATGTTTGTGGAAGGAGAACCCTGCAGTCAGTGTCCCGACAACATACCATGCAACGATAAATACACTTCTTTGTGCGGAAAACACAATCCGGCTCCCACCGATCCTGGGATGGAAATATCAGCCGACAAAGGATCTGAGCGGCTCGTCCCAAGTCAGATAATATCATTGTGTGCCCTCGTGGCTTTATGGTATTTTTGGTGAGCCTGTTCTTTACATCAATAAATTTCTGTTTTCTAACTGacattacattttcaattttgaagttttcttCACTATCTTCTCTCCAccgaaattgtttttttcctcaCGAAGgtactttaattttgaaaaagcgCACACGATGCTGCATTGGCCCTATACATCACCTGTCGGTTCACAATCCCATTATCCACAATCTTCTTTgctcctagattaataaccaggtaaaaaagtcaaaaattttaaacgatctgtcagtttgacagtaaataattagttacaggatttattttttatctattGTTTGGATTTTTCTTCTCAATTAACTTTCGAATCTCTTCCTCGCTAGTATCTCCCCATCGACGATGATCTTCTGGTTGAAACGTTATCTGGTTCTTCATTATCTGATTTTTCTAAAGGTGACAAATTGATCAAGTGCGTAATTccaaaaaacatgtttatctGAAAGGAGGAGGAACCACCGGTCACACGTGATTACGGATAGAGTTTGCTAGATTAGTCTGCAAACAACTTTTGGTACCTTAGAGAATATTGATTGCGTCTATTCAAAAGAGAAAAGTGAAGTTAGTGAAATTTAAACGAAATGCAAACAATTGGGAAGAGATTGGAGTGATCAACTAATAGAGCTCTAGTACAGTAGCGACCACAAAATTTTGGCTTTGTGGTCATTAGGATTGACTTTTGGAATTGAAgtacaaaatttgtcattgtcATAGTTCATTCAAATAGTTGCGAACATGCCACCAATAAAGTGCGGATAATATCCAAGATTGTACGAAATGAGGAAGCCCGTTTTTATGCAAGTCACtgttaaaattacaagtcttGTAATAGCAGAAAGCGAGGTTATGAATACATATGGGCGGCTTTATATCTCAAGTCAATGAAGTGACAAGtaacggccaaaattccgtggccggagttgtatcgagtgttcaattgaaaagttcatcaagtagCTTTCGAATTTTTCACAATATTGTGAAGTATGTCTTAGGAGATCAATAACcaaagttaggttaggaccACGTTagaaagtgacattttttactaaatttattttgtatagtCGTTTTgaatgacatccgtgctgtcacaAATTCATAACTACAGTCCATTCCATTTAAGTATGCAGTATAGAATAGCATAGGAACTATTTTCCCGTCATTGATTGGTCAAAATGAGAGAAAAGTTTACACCAAGGCATGTTCGATTTTTGATaactactgtcaaaatttaatgtttgatcgattttttggttattagtgtcaaacttatcgagtttttgtattattttatgacGAAAAGTTTGTTGCTTGGCAATAACCACGAGACCACGAGTGGTTTTGCCTAAAGCAACAAACTTTGAgtctaataaaatcaaaattttccgaaaaaaaatgggaagtcgagttatacagggtgtcccagaactggctccccagagaaaacaggcatgtgccgacaacaaaaaagactctaaattgactaaaataaattttctgctagctcaaattaccgagttacaaagtttttaatttcaccaatcccggaagctcgtcctcaggtattactaaaaaatccgatcggttgctaaacaacaacaaaaaatctctgatatcgcacaaatcaataaaatgtttgggcaactggaattttgacgttttccgctataaaaattcgttgacgtttatctgtcatcaacatcaagacttgacaattgcaaaattcgaaataaaacaataaaaatggcgattctaaaaagaaccatttatttaaataggtaacaatgttaaagcagatgttcgaaatgaccaccattcatttatatgcacaattgtgcatataaacttcttgtagtagcgttagttatcatttcttcGGTAACTGAAACAAAGCCTCCTAATTCAAACTCTCAGATCagcctctgaatttatgggccgccgataaatgattcagatctggagacctggcaggccaatgatgcggtcctcctcgaccgatccagcgctgtggatattggttatcaaaaatttcccgaacgtttctgctaaaatgttggaaccagtcatttatgcgataagcaagaggtacaatttcaagtaaatcaggtagctccgttccaatgaactgagcacatcttgcccccgttaatcttgcggggaattcaaacggtccaatctagagccggggattcggaattttaacaaatggaagcatccaccacgcttatacttgccaaacgatcgcccaatagcccagtccacaaattaacagaaaacctaTGTTGAAAACCTCTGAGAAATTattctcttggattttcctctgcccaggtatgaaggttgtgataattggaacaaccttaccggcaaaatagcgactcatcagaaaacagtatccgtgacaagaagtgtgaagcatcgttttggtttattaaccatAGATAAAAGTctcgcctaattggataatcctctggcagaagatgttgtactCGTGTATAGTGGTATGGATGTCTCCTATTATCAGCTAGAACTCTCTGCACCGAACTCttggataaacccatttcacgagaaactgttcgaatactcggggtgccgtcttcctcaaagacattcaGTACGGTTTCCTCGTGTTCGACAGTCCTTACATTTCTTGGAGCACCCCTAACTTCTTCTTCGAACTGGCTGCATCTGACCCGTTTCTCGACCCcgagcgattaatttcaggattgttttgtctttgtggaaattgtcacggtacaaccttactgcttcacgtgcattgttcccacatcgcgcaaaagtaagaatcatatctacgtactcagaggaagaatacatgttaaatgatacacCTGAATTAAATATCGCAGCAAAATtctataacaaatgtcaaactgacgtaaacaatcattctaataaatgtagtggaccaaatcaaatggacagaattatagaggtttacggataaaaaggaaacctaggcaacgcaaaattgcgattattccaccttaatgatgctcaactctaattggtcaacttcagaatgtcttttctcggttatcatttgagataggactttttttccttaaaatacacgttaatatattcgccctaaggctcccttttttctctggggagccagttctgggacaccctgtatttgtcTAGACAAATTCCCGAatgaacaattcaaacaaacattCGGAACAACATCACAAAACGGATTAAAGGTTAGTTTATATGCATCGTGGCAATTTTCCTGCAACAATTTACCTGTTGTattccaaattgttttcacaCTGTAGTCAATATCACTGCTGGAGTCGtttctaaaacaattttttaaatccatttcggaaaacgtcaaaataattttctgacattttgttcattaatttgtgttaccaacaaaaacaaaagcctTGTCAACGTGGTTTTTCACCGGAAGAGAGATTTTTGTCCGCGGAAGACGCATTTTCTGACCATGACTAGATTTTTTCGCGATATTCGGCACACTGTTGGTCAATATCAACTGTTTTCATAACATGAGGGAATTTgtcaaacataaaaatttaaaatggtgCCCCACTGTTTGGGAGCTTTTgcacaattttattgttgtaataattaaataaatagctaAAGTTCTGAAATGAAAGTTAATTGCTTAGCAACTAAAAGACAGCAATGCCTTTATGTCAGGTTTTATCGAGTACCTACCtactgtcacaatgacgtttcggTTTTGAATACTTCCTTTGGATATCTCATCAAAAACTACCaggattgcatttttttaaggCCAAAATCAATAATTCATTCGAAATATTTATCTAGATTCACCGCAACCTTGAAGTAAGCCCTTTTATTGCTGCaataaactgaaattatttgtgcagttttatttgtgaTACCACTGTTTCGGTTCAATTGCCTCCTATGAAGTTTGACGGATGTTTCCGCACCCAGGAGTTTGAACCTATGACACGCCAATTGCGTGTCCGGTAGGGTTTTCTTTTTACGCGTAGGGGTTTCGCACAATGTGGACCGTGATTTCAAAATGAGGATAGATGCTTCAGATTAATGCAAAGATGTATTGGTGTTTCTGGTTCTACATTTGCTTATCAACTAACTTAAAACTAACGAAAATGTACAAAAGTGAATTCGCACCCCCTCTCCGTCATGGGTAGTACGCTGGTGGTCTTTTGCAAGATGTGCATGAGCCAGATGGCGGGACTTTCCCACTATTGTGAAAGAGACCACCAACGTACCGGCACCGGGGATGATTGTCGACAGGAATATTGGAAGCGGCGTCATAAACTAAATTGGACCGGCCGCTCCAACATCCCGCCCCTCATTGAAGGCTTCCttcaatattaaatttaaacggtATATACAAATCAATTATGTATGACACATCGGTGTGCACATGTACAATTGAAACTTATGACTAAAGAACAAacgacaaaacaaaaaaacaaaaaaaaaacgaaatgaatacaaacaaacaaacaaaaatgggTAAATAGGCACTATcactaaaagttcaaaaaagttCGAACACTCTCACTGGTTAACTGTA encodes:
- the LOC138134164 gene encoding venom allergen 3-like; its protein translation is MLKRAVVLLMLLSVCASQEEPQAEATTVVMLEKDPEEKFDFTKFDYCSIKCGADKHSACDCKMTPPRTYISDDLVQFRQDILDKHNELRNKFASGEEPKTAGKKASNMMVLNYDLELEHIAKCHGGHIVSDHDQCRLAHDKTPVGQNLAGSSSNTPNYHMQGMQNWYNEVKFVGSADSLVAPFQGSKTPAGLVIGHFTQVVWASMYRVGCARIWNPENTFGAFKYALICNYKARPGGSNANVKGAHMFVEGEPCSQCPDNIPCNDKYTSLCGKHNPAPTDPGMEISADKGSERLVPSQIISLCALVALWYFW